DNA sequence from the Nitrospinota bacterium genome:
ATATTTAGTCATATCAAAATACGGAGCCATTATGAAATCCAGCCGGATAAAGCCGATCAGTTACCTGAAGGCGCATGCCGCCGAGATCGTGCGCAACATAAGCGAAAGCGGCGGGCCGCTTGTCATCACCCAAAACGGCGAGGCGAAGGCCGTGATGCAGGACATCGCAAGCTACGAACAGAATCAGGAGACGATGGCACTGCTGAAAATCCTCGCGTTGGGCGGCCGCCAAATCAAGGAAGGCAAAACCGAACCCGCCGCGCAGGTGTTCAAGCGCCTGAGGAAGCGCGGGGAAAACTGCTAATGCCATTCGCGGTTCACCTGACCAGCGACGCGGTGCATGACCTCGAAGAACTGTACGATCACATCGCCCGGCATGACGCTCCGGAAAAAGCGGAGCACGTTTTGGATAAAATTGAAAAGGCGGTCGCCACCCTTGCCGCATCCCCAAAGCGCGGCGCATATCCAAAGGAACTGCTGGCGCTGGGAATACGCGATTACCGCGAGATATTTTTCAAACCCTATCGGAT
Encoded proteins:
- a CDS encoding type II toxin-antitoxin system Phd/YefM family antitoxin, encoding MKSSRIKPISYLKAHAAEIVRNISESGGPLVITQNGEAKAVMQDIASYEQNQETMALLKILALGGRQIKEGKTEPAAQVFKRLRKRGENC
- a CDS encoding type II toxin-antitoxin system RelE/ParE family toxin — translated: MPFAVHLTSDAVHDLEELYDHIARHDAPEKAEHVLDKIEKAVATLAASPKRGAYPKELLALGIRDYREIFFKPYRIIYRVIDNAVYVLLISDGRRDMQTLLQRRLLTA